A genome region from Penicillium psychrofluorescens genome assembly, chromosome: 3 includes the following:
- a CDS encoding uncharacterized protein (ID:PFLUO_005664-T1.cds;~source:funannotate), with protein MYESYRPHPLLAQVPLTVSPFINLPTSVTLPYTYKSVSSTLPPSVTVDPNNPDAKARYVISTSGEHAAHPDEIMAACQSLEQHLKKNRSDAKEAIKAWKESMQERELAEKRRVAPGWLDREEKLLQPSRTTMSPGPQGSSGPSLLDSTSADQGAPSLPTMVPRDEGEELDRAFGGLGVK; from the exons ATGTATGAATCCTACC GTCCCCATCCCCTGCTGGCCCAGGTCCCTCTGACCGTCTCCCCCTTCATCAACCTCCCCACCTCCGTGACATTACCTTACACCTACAAATCCGTCTCGTCAACCCTGCCCCCATCAGTGACCGtcgaccccaacaacccGGATGCCAAAGCACGCTATGTCATCTCCACCAGCGGCGAACACGCAGCGCACCCGGACgagatcatggccgcctGCCAATCCCTCGAGCAGcacctgaagaagaaccgcAGTGACGCCAAAGAGGCCATCAAGGCATGGAAGGAATCCATGCAGGAACGAGAGCTGGCAGAGAAGCGGCGTGTTGCGCCCGGGTGGCTAGATCGCGAAGAGAAGTTGCTGCAGCCTAGCAGGACAACGATGTCCCCCGGCCCACAGGGTAGTTCGGGACCGAGTTTGCTGGACAGCACTTCTGCGGATCAAGGCGCACCCAGTCTGCCGACTATGGTCCCGAgggatgagggagaggagcTGGATCGGGCATTCGGGGGGCTGGGTGTGAAATGA
- a CDS encoding uncharacterized protein (ID:PFLUO_005659-T1.cds;~source:funannotate) → MGVLGTMTTTEVPPDTIDRKAEAAIVEEKEWKEREEEKMLNALQEALGCTKCRIAVTEASMTTDVDSGIYITTYYPPFFTTNPSRDEFISPLDSATRPKDPSYWKRITVSQREQYYELVETKLNSALSKHPKPDAELAVLFAHYQVDYHVRQHYLSRSSVLTLCRDAEDMHQLRRWQWDMADADGTAPSSTDCPCSWPNQCRHWGWIDDRNLMMMHQAVMWRRAWRERRRRLKEARARWAVIMEERRRQRALLRLKQKETLAKATLTIKVYCQGDLWGVRQMERFVEDGNVKGRMARSLGV, encoded by the exons ATGGGAGTTCTTGGTACTATGACCACCACAGAGGTGCCACCCGACACGATCGACAGgaaggccgaggcggctattgtggaagagaaagaatggaaggagagggaggaggaaaagatG CTGAATGCACTCCAAGAAGCACTGGGCTGCACCAAATGCCGCATCGCAGTCACCGAAGCGAGCATGACGACTGACGTTGACTCGGGCATCTACATCACCACGTACTACCCACCCTTCTTCACGACCAACCCCTCAAGAGACGAGTTCATCTCTCCCCTCGACAGCGCGACCCGACCGAAGGACCCATCCTACTGGAAACGCATCACCGTCTCCCAGCGCGAACAATACTACGAACTAGTCGAAACAAAGCTCAATTCAGCTCTCTCGAAGCACCCCAAGCCCGATGCGGAGCTTGCTGTTCTCTTCGCACACTACCAGGTCGACTATCACGTCCGTCAACACTACCTCTCTCGATCGAGTGTGCTAACTCTCTGCCGCGACGCAGAGGACATGCACCAGCTGCGGAGGTGGCAGTGGGACATGGCCGACGCGGACGGCACGGCGCCATCGTCCACAGACTGCCCCTGTTCCTGGCCAAACCAGTGCCGGCACTGGGGGTGGATCGATGACCGGAACCTGATGATGATGCATCAGGCCGTTATGTGGAGGCGGGCATGGAGggagcggcggcggcggctgaaggaggcgagggcgaggtgGGCGGTTATTATGGAGGAGAGACGGAGGCAGAGAGCGTTACTCAGGCTCAAACAGAAGGAGACCCTGGCCAAGGCTACGCTGACCATCAAGGTGTATTGTCAGGGTGACTTGTGGGGTGTGCGCCAGATGGAACGGTTCGTGGAGGATGGGAATGTCAAGGGACGTATGGCGCGGAGTTTGGGCGTTTAG
- a CDS encoding uncharacterized protein (ID:PFLUO_005662-T1.cds;~source:funannotate) produces MTLILGLSAVVAISAASATVFVVVSVVGIVVWVRVRKERHALKLLSINERQRVSTHPTRQDTVTELSREEGSALTEYGQLPYGKPAEWGQPASRESLLRSKNGSDSSFPLLTEKARSLRNSLSRSRSKRLSRSSHKHRRLSSLITLSETPNRWPSASPKISFSKDDVPLSAVEGALELPAERTPEQTPDISEDDTGFHGMRPMSPAWPLPSQRDRSSIFPLLEDNGPHNMFDPPPRIFEDNDSRRSRGASIISQTAGEMPDQPIPPPPPAARQSNRYIYAPNEASIRFSSISLDTMASSILEDSRIGPLSTSTDLTSPIYSSGGTCVPFSANDVGVKDGRRSFISTNSSVPSHLLPVRSSSIAESARTRSMELTTPRRSLTERCSSSNSERYNAPPRRSESLSSNPLNRHSSLRSASGSISGFHSSRPPSWRSSVGSLVPQFSQFQCETVYEGEQQRENDPFGVGSHRNVLPTIESPRQNDAGVHRPQSPMHRSSLSQRGPPPSAMKSVISQRKGHRRQNCVRISIHPPVAFGAPPFSPTVEEEPEDLDQMEEVDLREITINQPPQTQTPTNAASPLHASRYGKYGSQRAKLQQAAKSLGPLAEEPYKQSPSKKRKHAPSDSIDLPPSVEKGRVLPEILTSLPPSTGPVSALSHTPSPERVPPVWAMSENAASPISPVPGSPRRTAVKGPRSQPPSTPRSARSKSVVEVNRTDMPLTTTVTNTSGSPTRAPLASNEFRASNESLCRTRTDARSYRRYRDSQDTLSSNRDSIIIVPSSPVHSNRVKDRVTIWEDATRQGSPPKQSTVNFIHKPGGSAADDSSSTPRSIAKDDHRPPSRMGSRRAPNSPTKRGLTTPTGKSVGLGIGATTPGSLYDGEGFLKE; encoded by the coding sequence ATGACCCTCATACTGGGCTTGAGTGCCGTtgtcgccatctccgccgcaTCCGCAaccgtcttcgtcgtcgtctcgGTGGTGGGGATCGTGGTCTGGGTCAGAGTGCGTAAGGAGCGCCATGCGCTGAAGCTGCTCAGCATCAACGAGAGGCAGCGTGTCAGCACACATCCCACGAGACAAGACACGGTGACGGAACTATCTCGTGAGGAGGGAAGTGCACTGACAGAATATGGACAGCTGCCCTACGGCAAACCAGCAGAATGGGGCCAGCCAGCCTCACGAGAGAGCCTCCTTCGGTCCAAAAACGGCTCGGATTCGTCGTTCCCACTACTCACAGAGAAGGCTCGCTCACTTCGCAACTCCTTGTCACGCTCTCGCTCCAAACGACTGTCGAGGTCGTCGCATAAACACCGCCGGCTGAGCTCGCTGATCACCTTGAGCGAGACCCCCAACCGATGGCCCAGCGCGTCGCCTAAGATATCATTTTCAAAAGACGACGTACCTCTATCAGCAGTGGAAGGAGCTCTCGAGCTGCCTGCAGAGCGGACTCCGGAACAGACCCCGGATATTAGCGAAGATGACACTGGGTTTCACGGCATGCGACCCATGTCACCGGCATGGCCTCTGCCGTCTCAACGGGACCGTAGCAGTATCTTCCCACTGTTGGAAGATAACGGTCCCCACAACATGTTCGATCCGCCTCCCAGAATCTTCGAAGATAACGACTCCCGACGGAGTCGAGGGGCCAGCATCATCAGTCAGACGGCGGGTGAAATGCCCGACCAGCccattcctccaccaccgccagcgGCGCGTCAGTCGAATCGATACATTTACGCCCCCAATGAGGCGTCCATTcgtttctcttccatcaGCCTGGATACCATGGCCAGCTCGATCTTAGAAGATAGCAGGATTGGCCCACTGTCTACCTCCACCGACCTCACCTCGCCCATTTACTCCTCGGGTGGCACGTGTGTACCATTCAGTGCCAACGACGTTGGAGTCAAAGATGGCCGAAGAAGCTTCATCTCGACAAACAGCTCCGTGCCATCTCATCTACTTCCTGtccgttcttcttctatcGCGGAATCTGCCCGCACGAGATCTATGGAGCTCACGACACCCCGGCGCAGTTTGACTGAACGATGTTCAAGCAGCAACAGTGAACGCTACAATGCGCCGCCACGCCGTAGTGAATCCTTGTCATCAAACCCGCTGAATCGGCATTCTTCCTTACGAAGTGCCTCGGGCTCGATTTCTGGGTTCCACAGCTCGCGTCCTCCCAGTTGGCGCTCTTCGGTAGGCTCGCTTGTGCCGCAATTCAGCCAGTTCCAATGTGAGACCGTCTACGAAGGTGAACAGCAGCGGGAAAATGACCCTTTCGGCGTCGGATCACATCGAAATGTGCTTCCTACAATAGAGTCTCCCCGACAAAATGACGCAGGGGTCCATCGTCCTCAAAGCCCGATGCACCGTTCCAGTTTGTCTCAACGGGGACCTCCGCCATCCGCAATGAAGAGTGTGATCTCGCAGCGAAAGGGTCACAGGCGACAAAACTGCGTGCGCATTTCGATTCATCCCCCGGTGGCCTTCGGAGCACCGCCGTTCTCGCCAACTGTCGAAGAGGAACCAGAGGATCTCGACCAGATGGAGGAAGTCGATCTGCGTGAAATCACAATTAATCAACCGCCACAGACGCAGACTCCAACTAATGCCGCCTCTCCTCTCCATGCTTCCAGGTACGGCAAGTACGGCAGCCAACGTGCAAAACTGCAACAAGCCGCAAAGTCACTTGGTCCACTGGCGGAAGAGCCGTACAAGCAGAGCCCATCAAAAAAGAGGAAGCACGCTCCCAGCGACTCGATTGATCTCCCACCCTCTGTCGAGAAAGGCCGCGTGCTGCCTGAAATCCTTACCTCACTGCCGCCTTCTACCGGCCCCGTCAGTGCCCTAAGTCACACGCCTTCTCCCGAGAGAGTCCCACCGGTATGGGCCATGTCCGAGAACGCAGCGTCGCCAATATCTCCCGTCCCTGGGAGCCCACGGCGGACGGCAGTGAAGGGTCCACGCAGTCAGCCCCCATCAACTCCACGATCCGCCCGCAGCAAATCAGTAGTCGAGGTCAACCGAACAGACATGCCACTGACAACGACGGTCACAAACACATCCGGCTCGCCAACGCGCGCACCTCTCGCTTCCAACGAATTCCGCGCGTCCAACGAGTCCCTGTGCCGGACCAGGACCGACGCACGCTCTTATCGACGATATCGCGATTCGCAAGACACACTCTCCAGTAACCGCGACTCAATAATCATCGTTCCCTCGTCGCCCGTGCACAGCAACCGGGTGAAGGACCGCGTCACCATCTGGGAAGATGCTACTCGTCAGGGCTCGCCGCCGAAACAGTCCACCGTGAACTTTATTCATAAACCTGGCGgctctgctgctgatgactCCTCGAGCACGCCCCGTTCCATTGCAAAGGATGATCACAGGCCCCCATCTCGCATGGGCAGTCGCCGTGCCCCGAACTCACCGACAAAACGGGGCCTCACTACTCCGACGGGGAAGAGTGTCGGTCTAGGCATTGGGGCTACCACGCCAGGTAGTTTGTACGATGGCGAGGGCTTCTTAAAAGAATGA
- a CDS encoding uncharacterized protein (ID:PFLUO_005663-T1.cds;~source:funannotate), whose product METLRTAPELSSFVPLAEHQSRTPSSFYSGPPVLHHHSQRCKVVILERDLLATPVLNALRGESAAASANGSAQDHQDEGEGREIAIEGVDAWVSSEKFLLFSPSASAGVAIPYPSISLHAIQRLRVPGAEDTEVQGLYMQIATPDAAPSDEDDEEQCITLTVVPPSELGAVGESTTTAEPTASEPATPDLNDAPTETPTQMLYAAVSACSNLHPDPVEPGDEDEDKYLTEEEHGNALFQAGLMATRTTDGGLPPPVDGSSGWITAENMHEFFDEEGNWIAGGEPPSLPLGPGAGTVRAREEGDEDEQMEDDDETKWQRTD is encoded by the exons ATGGAAACCCTCCGCACCGCCCCAGAACTATCCTCCTTCGTGCCCCTCGCCGAGCACCAGTCGCGAACGCCGAGCTCCTTCTACTCCGGCCCGCCAGTGCTACACCACCACAGTCAGCGATGCAAAGTTGTCATTCTCGAGCGCGACCTCCTTGCCACGCCCGTGCTGAATGCGCTGCGCGGTGAGAGCGCCGCTGCCTCGGCCAATGGATCGGCGCAGGACCATCaggatgagggcgaggggAGAGAAATTGCTATTGAGGGGGTGGATGCCTGGGTTTCGTCCGA GAAATTCCTACTCTTCtcaccctccgcctcggccgGCGTCGCAATCCCATacccctccatctccttaCACGCAATCCAGCGTCTGCGTGTACCCGGCGCTGAAGACACCGAGGTACAAGGACTATACATGCAGATCGCGACGCCGGACGCTGCGCccagcgacgaagatgatgaagagcaaTGCATCACGCTGACAGTCGTGCCACCAAGCGAGCTCGGCGCCGTGGGCGAGAGCACCACAACAGCGGAACCGACAGCCTCTGAGCCCGCAACGCCCGACCTCAACGACGCGCCGACAGAGACACCGACACAGATGCTATACGCTGCTGTGTCAGCGTGCTCGAATCTGCATCCCGACCCTGTGGAGCccggcgatgaagacgaggacaAGTatctgaccgaggaagaacaTGGGAATGCGCTGTTTCAAGCTGGGCTGATGGCTACGCGGACGACGGATGGTGGACTGCCTCCGCCCGTGGACGGGAGCTCGGGGTGGATTACTGCGGAGAACATGCATGAATTTTTTGATGAGGAGGGGAACTGGATTGCTGGAGGTGAACcgccttctcttcctcttggTCCTGGCGCGGGGACTGTCCGGGCTAGAGAggagggtgatgaggatgagcagatggaggatgatgatgagacGAAGTGGCAGAGGACGGATTAG
- a CDS encoding uncharacterized protein (ID:PFLUO_005660-T1.cds;~source:funannotate), which yields MSTYTHTNLTGNSTFTEETQIDKASLAMPMLCLLFAFLFIVCLYYQVFWKCTKRGIRLVRRANRLARRKIGQWNRNLREGRGLFQEINNHPNRNTYELDEVVSLSDSWILSSSSSSSNCSSSYLEHASGSGASLISCPADESNAHHGTDLEPDYGGFTFNKVTWSSQDTTLVNPAELPPISSDQIAEDSHNTSPNTSSNDNVDAVVFVTGPDTPKAQWGLPAYIRGADGPGAFVDRIVDWAVQRFMGGAADSFLLRHQLVPSDHVLPTEDDHEDTSLGHAA from the coding sequence ATGAGTACCTACACGCACACAAACCTCACAGGCAACAGCACATTCACCGAAGAAACCCAGATCGACAAAGCCTCGCTGGCCATGCCGATGCTCTGTCTGCTCTTTGCTTTCCTCTTCATCGTGTGCCTATACTACCAAGTTTTCTGGAAATGCACCAAACGAGGTATTCGCTTGGTTCGCCGTGCTAATAGACTAGCGCGCCGCAAGATTGGGCAGTGGAATAGAAACCTGCGTGAAGGACGTGGGCTCTTTCAGGAAATCAACAACCACCCGAACAGAAACACGTATGAGCTTGATGAGGTAGTGTCTCTGAGTGATTCGTGGattttatcttcttcatcttcatcttctaATTGCTCCTCGTCTTATTTGGAACATGCTTCTGGTTCTGGTGCCTCTCTGATATCCTGCCCGGCTGATGAGAGCAACGCTCACCATGGCACCGATCTTGAACCAGATTATGGTGGTTTCACATTCAACAAGGTCACTTGGTCCAGCCAAGATACAACACTGGTCAACCCAGCGGAGCTTCCACCTATTAGCAGCGACCAAATCGCTGAGGATTCGCATAACACTTCACccaacaccagcagcaacgaTAACGTTGACGCTGTCGTTTTCGTGACGGGCCCCGACACCCCTAAGGCGCAGTGGGGGCTTCCGGCTTACATCCGAGGGGCTGATGGACCGGGTGCTTTTGTGGATCGTATTGTAGATTGGGCAGTTCAGCGGTTCATGGGGGGAGCGGCCGATAGCTTCCTCCTGCGACACCAGCTGGTTCCAAGTGATCACGTTCTGCCGACCGAAGATGATCACGAAGACACCAGCCTAGGCCATGCTGCTTGA
- a CDS encoding uncharacterized protein (ID:PFLUO_005661-T1.cds;~source:funannotate), protein MAANPIQNGLFVHNNTAPPEHPSLMSMFSLKGKTAIVTGAGAGIGLAVAQGLAEAGANVAMWYNSNTKCTERAAEIASKYGVQAKAYQVQITDPEAVEKAVNQAVKDFNGRLDVFIANAGIPWTEGPMVDGPLDHYRKVVGIDLDGTFYCAKAAATHWRRQKEEGTDANGNKLSNFTYGSFVATASMSGHIVNFPQMQAAYNAAKTGVIHLCKSLSVEWVRYARANTISPGYIATEISNFVPQETKNIWRDKIPMGREGMAHELKGAYLYLASDASSYTTGADIIVDGGYCAP, encoded by the exons ATGGCTGCCAACCCAATTCAGAATGGACTCTTCGTCCACAACAACACTGCCCCACCTGAGCACCCCAGCCTGATGAGCATGTTCTCGCTCAAGGGCAAGACCGCCATTGTGaccggcgccggcgccggtATCGGTCTGGCGGTCGCTCAGGGTCTGGCAGAAGCCGGCGCAAACGTCGCCATGTGGTATAACTCCAACACCAAGTGCACGGAAcgcgccgccgagatcgccTCCAAGTACGGTGTGCAGG CCAAGGCGTACCAGGTCCAGATCACCGACCCCGAGGCCGTCGAAAAGGCCGTCAACCAGGCCGTCAAGGACTTCAATGGCCGCCTGGATGTGttcatcgccaacgccggTATTCCCTGGACTGAGGGCCCCATGGTCGACGGCCCGCTCGACCACTATCGCAAGGTGGTCGGCATTGACCTCGATGGTACCTTCTACTGCGCCAAGGCCGCGGCCACTCACTGGCGCCgccagaaggaggagggtACCGACGCCAACGGCAACAAGCTGTCCAACTTTACCTACGGCAGCTTCGTCGCTACTGCCTCCATGAGCGGCCACATTGTCAACTTCCCTCAGATGCAGGCTGCCTACAACGCCGCCAAGACCGGTGTCATCCACCTCT GCAAATCTCTCTCCGTTGAATGGGTCCGATATGCGCGTGCCAACACCATCTCTCCGGGCTACATCGCCACAGAGATCTCGAACTTCGTGCCGCAGGAGACGAAGAACATCTGGCGTGACAAGATCCCCATGGGCCGGGAGGGCATGGCCCACGAGCTGAAGGGCGCCTACCTATACCTGGCGTCGGATGCATCGAGCTACACCACGGGCGCTGACATTATCGTCGACGGTGGCTACTGTGCCCCGTAA